Proteins from a genomic interval of Lolium perenne isolate Kyuss_39 chromosome 1, Kyuss_2.0, whole genome shotgun sequence:
- the LOC127323986 gene encoding protein NRT1/ PTR FAMILY 5.10 produces the protein MASEFEPLLPRAGHRHHSATGGWKSALFIIWVEVAERFAYYGISSNLINYLTGPLGQSTAAAAAAVNAWSGAASMLPLLGAAVADSWLGRYRTIVASSVLYITGLGMLALSSMVPSPEEQQCNVTVDGHRACGPSSLQTAFFYLSLYLVAIAQSGHKPCVQAFGADQFNATDPRELLSRNSFFNWWYFGICASATVTTALMSYVQDNVSWGVGFGVPCVSMMLALLVFLLGTRTYRFYDSSDGEGANLFSHAIEVIRAWRKRPPTGDALVEHGDCPENTAIAAEVRSIARLFPIWAACLVYGVVFAQPPTLFTKQGATLDRRVGSSSFQVPPAALQCFMTTSMITCVVLYDRILVPVARKVSGIASGISMLQRIGAGMGLAAVAFVVAALVEMRRLSVARDAGVVDQPDAVVPMSLWWIVPQYLLLGAADVFTMVGMQEFFYDQMPSALKSLGLGLYLSVIGVGSFISSFLISVIDGITKSGGGTSWFADNLNRGHLDYFYLLIAALTALELLAFIYFSSAYVYKRKTANVH, from the exons ATGGCGTCGGAGTTCGAACCCCTCCTCCCCCGCGCCGGTCACCGACACCACTCCGCCACCGGcggctggaagtccgctctgttcATAATCT GGGTGGAGGTAGCGGAGCGGTTCGCGTACTACGGCATCTCGTCCAACCTCATCAACTACCTCACCGGCCCGCTCGGGCAGAGCACGGCCGCCGCTGCCGCGGCCGTCAACGCGTGGTCCGGCGCCGCGTCCATGCTGCCGCTGCtcggcgccgccgtcgccgattcCTGGCTGGGCCGCTACCGCACCATCGTCGCCTCCTCCGTACTCTACATCACG GGTCTCGGGATGCTGGCGCTCTCTTCCATGGTCCCATCACCTGAGGAGCAACAATGCAACGTCACTGTTGATGGCCATCGAGCATGTGGGCCTTCCTCCCTCCAGACGGCATTCTTCTACCTCTCGCTCTACCTGGTAGCCATTGCACAAAGCGGCCACAAGCCCTGTGTGCAGGCCTTCGGCGCCGACCAGTTCAACGCGACAGATCCCAGAGAATTATTGTCACGGAACTCCTTTTTCAACTGGTGGTACTTCGGTATCTGTGCGAGCGCGACGGTGACGACGGCGCTCATGAGCTACGTCCAGGACAACGTCAGCTGGGGTGTCGGCTTTGGCGTGCCGTGTGTTTCCATGATGCTGGCGCTCCTCGTCTTCCTGCTTGGCACAAGGACGTACCGGTTCTATGACTCCAGCGACGGTGAGGGCGCCAACCTGTTCTCCCATGCCATCGAGGTCATACGGGCTTGGAGGAAGAGGCCACCAACAGGAGATGCCCTGGTGGAGCACGGTGACTGTCCGGAAAACACTGCCATCGCGGCGGAGGTGAGGAGCATCGCAAGGCTGTTCCCGATATGGGCCGCGTGCCTGGTGTACGGCGTGGTGTTCGCGCAGCCGCCGACGCTGTTCACGAAGCAGGGGGCAACGCTGGACAGAAGGGTTGGCTCGTCGTCCTTTCAGGTGCCCCCCGCGGCGCTGCAGTGCTTCATGACCACCAGCATGATCACATGTGTCGTGTTGTATGACCGCATCCTGGTGCCGGTGGCGCGCAAGGTGTCCGGCATCGCCTCGGGCATATCCATGCTCCAGCGAATCGGCGCCGGCATGGGCCTGGCCGCGGTTGCTTTCGTGGTTGCCGCTCTGGTCGAGATGAGGCGCCTCAGCGTAGCGAGGGATGCCGGCGTGGTCGACCAGCCAGACGCGGTGGTCCCCATGAGCCTGTGGTGGATCGTTCCGCAGTACTTGCTCCTCGGCGCGGCGGACGTGTTCACCATGGTCGGCATGCAGGAGTTCTTCTACGACCAGATGCCCAGCGCGCTCAAGAGCCTCGGGCTTGGGCTCTACCTGAGTGTCATTGGCGTGGGCAGCTTCATCAGCAGCTTCCTCATCTCAGTGATCGACGGCATCACCAAGAGTGGCGGAGGGACAAGCTGGTTCGCTGACAACCTCAACAGAGGTCATCTCGACTACTTCTATCTGCTTATAGCTGCCCTCACCGCGCTAGAACTTCTTGCTTTCATTTATTTCTCATCAGCTTACGTTTACAAGAGAAAGACTGCCAATGTTCATTGA
- the LOC127323977 gene encoding protein NRT1/ PTR FAMILY 5.10: MASEFETLLPRAGHRYRPATGGWKSALFIIWVEVAERFAYYGISGNLISYLTGPLGQSTAAAAAGVNAWSGAASMLPLLGAAVADSWLGRYRTIVVSSLLYIAGLGMLALSSMFASPEGQQCNVSANGQGECSPSSFQTAFFYVSLYLVAIAQSGHKPCVQAFGADQFDATDPAESLSRGSFFNWWYFGICGSATVAIALMSYVQDNVSWAIGFGVPCIIMMLALIVFLLGTKTYRFYDSGDSNGAIVLSHVTEALNAARKRSPESGSLAEHGERKDNDVMVEEVRSMARLFPIWATCLLYGVVFAQPPTLFTKQAATLDRRVGSSGFQIPPAALQCFSGTSMIISVVLYDRILVPVARRVSGVPLGISMLQRIGTGMALAVAALVIAALVEMRRLNTALEAGVVDQPDATVPMSLWWIMPQYVLIGAADVFTMVGMQEFFYDQMPSAFKSLGLALYLSVLGVGSFMSSFLIWAVDGLTKKGGGTSWLANNLNQGHLDYFYLLIAALTALELLAFLYFSASYAYKR; the protein is encoded by the exons ATGGCGTCGGAATTCGAAACCCTCCTCCCCCGCGCCGGTCACCGATACCGCCCCGCCACCGGCGGCTGGAAGTCCGCTCTCTTCATTATCT GGGTGGAGGTGGCGGAGCGGTTTGCCTACTACGGCATCTCCGGCAACCTCATCAGCTACCTCACCGGCCCGCTCGGCCAGAGCacggccgccgctgccgccggcgtgAACGCCTGGTCGGGCGCCGCCTCGATGCTGCCGCTGCTCGGCGCTGCCGTCGCCGACTCCTGGCTGGGACGCTACCGCACCATCGTCGTCTCCTCCCTGCTCTACATCGCG GGTCTGGGGATGCTGGCGCTCTCATCCATGTTCGCATCACCTGAAGGCCAACAATGCAACGTCTCGGCTAACGGCCAGGGAGAATGCTCTCCTTCCTCGTTCCAGACGGCCTTCTTCTACGTCTCGCTCTACCTGGTGGCCATTGCGCAGAGCGGACACAAGCCCTGCGTGCAGGCCTTCGGCGCAGACCAGTTCGACGCCACAGACCCAGCTGAGTCCTTGTCCCGGGGCTCCTTCTTCAACTGGTGGTACTTCGGGATCTGCGGCAGCGCGACGGTGGCCATCGCCCTCATGAGCTACGTACAGGACAACGTCAGTTGGGCCATCGGCTTCGGGGTGCCCTGCATAATCATGATGCTAGcgctcatcgtcttcctccttggtACCAAAACTTACCGGTTCTACGACTCAGGCGACAGCAATGGTGCCATCGTGCTGTCCCATGTCACCGAGGCCCTCAACGCAGCCAGGAAGAGATCGCCAGAAAGTGGCTCCTTGGCAGAGCATGGCGAGAGAAAGGATAATGATGTGATGGTGGAGGAGGTGAGGAGCATGGCGAGGCTGTTCCCGATATGGGCAACGTGCCTACTCTACGGCGTGGTGTTTGCGCAGCCGCCGACGTTGTTCACGAAGCAGGCAGCGACGCTCGACCGAAGGGTCGGATCATCTGGTTTCCAGATACCGCCCGCGGCGCTGCAGTGCTTCAGTGGCACCAGCATGATCATTTCTGTCGTCTTGTACGACCGCATCCTGGTGCCCGTAGCGCGCAGGGTCTCCGGCGTCCCCTTAGGTATCTCAATGCTCCAGCGGATCGGCACGGGCATGGCTCTGGCCGTGGCCGCACTGGTGATCGCCGCGCTGGTGGAGATGAGGCGGCTCAACACGGCGCTGGAAGCCGGCGTGGTGGATCAGCCCGATGCGACAGTCCCCATGAGCCTGTGGTGGATCATGCCGCAGTATGTGCTCATCGGCGCGGCGGACGTGTTCACCATGGTCGGCATGCAGGAGTTCTTCTACGATCAGATGCCCAGCGCGTTCAAGAGCCTCGGCCTCGCGCTCTACCTGAGCGTCCTCGGCGTCGGCAGCTTCATGAGTAGCTTCCTCATTTGGGCCGTCGACGGCTTGACGAAGAAGGGCGGCGGAACGAGCTGGCTCGCCAACAACCTCAACCAGGGTCATCTCGACTACTTCTATCTGCTTATTGCTGCCCTCACCGCGCTGGAGCTTCTTGCTTTCCTGTACTTCTCAGCGTCGTACGCATACAAAAGATAG
- the LOC127323996 gene encoding amidophosphoribosyltransferase, chloroplastic-like — protein MGMVAAAAPSTSRLLYHHHHATGSRRHQLQQRLRYSPNPSHLALRRRRLSPAGALFPDRITPFSYNADDESDDHPREECGLVGVVGDPDAASLCYLGLQKLQHRGEEGAGIVSVGADGKLNSVTGLGLVADVFSDPSRLASLAGPAAIGHVRYSTAGAVASLRNVQPFLAGYRFGQVAVAHNGNLVNYQALRSKLEARGSIFNTTSDTEVVLHLLSTSLARPLLARICDACERLAGAYSLLFLTADKMFAVRDPHGFRPLVLGRRGRDGAVVFASETCALDLIDAAYEREVEPGEVVMVDRRDMSVSSACLVARVPRRACVFEHIYFSLPNSVVFSHDVHERRTAFGRALAEESPALGADVVIPVPDSGFYAALGFSRESGLEFQQGLIRWHYSGRSFIQPTQAVRDLAVKLKLAPVHGVIRGKSVVVVDDSLVRGTTSSKIVRLLRDAGAREVHMRIASPPVVGSCLYGIDTPSDGELISNQMDLEGVRQLIGSDSLAFLSLDKLHSIYGEEAGDYCDACFSRNYPVLPTLPEPAVEFDEED, from the coding sequence ATGGGaatggtcgccgccgccgccccctcaACCTCGCGCCTgctctaccaccaccaccacgcaacCGGCTCCAGGCGCCATCAGCTGCAACAGCGACTTAGGTACTCCCCCAATCCGTCCCATCTCgctctgcgccgccgccgcctttcgCCGGCCGGGGCGCTCTTTCCCGACCGCATCACCCCGTTCTCATACAACGCGGATGACGAATCCGACGACCACCCCCGCGAGGAGTGCGGCCTGGTGGGGGTCGTGGGCGACCCGGACGCGGCCTCGCTCTGCTACCTGGGCCTGCAGAAGCTGCAGCACCGCGGGGAGGAGGGGGCCGGGATCGTCTCCGTCGGCGCAGACGGTAAGCTCAACTCGGTAACCGGGCTGGGCCTCGTCGCCGACGTCTTCAGCGACCCATCCAGGCTCGCCTCCCTCGCCGGGCCCGCCGCAATCGGGCACGTCCGCTACTCCACGGCCGGCGCCGTCGCCTCCCTCCGCAACGTGCAGCCGTTCCTGGCCGGGTACAGGTTCGGGCAGGTGGCCGTGGCGCACAACGGGAACCTCGTCAACTACCAGGCGCTGCGGAGCAAGCTGGAGGCGCGGGGCTCCATCTTCAACACCACCTCCGACACGGAGGTGGTCCTCCACCTCCTCTCCACCTCGCTCGCGCGCCCGCTGCTCGCGCGCATCTGCGACGCCTGCGAGCGCCTCGCGGGCGCCTACTCGCTGCTCTTCCTCACCGCCGACAAGATGTTCGCCGTGCGCGACCCGCACGGCTTCCGCCCGCTGGTCCTCGGCCGCCGCGGCCGCGACGGCGCCGTCGTCTTCGCGTCCGAGACCTGCGCGCTCGACCTCATCGACGCCGCCTACGAGCGCGAGGTGGAGCCCGGGGAGGTGGTCATGGTCGACCGCCGCGACATGTCCGTCTCCTCGGCCTGCCTCGTCGCGCGCGTGCCCCGCCGCGCCTGCGTCTTCGAGCACATCTACTTCTCGCTACCCAACTCGGTCGTCTTCTCGCACGACGTCCACGAGCGCCGCACCGCCTTCGGCCGCGCCCTCGCCGAGGAGTCCCCCGCGCTCGGCGCAGACGTGGTCATCCCGGTGCCCGACTCCGGCTTCTACGCCGCGCTCGGGTTCTCGCGTGAGTCCGGGCTGGAGTTCCAGCAGGGCCTGATCCGGTGGCACTACAGCGGCCGCAGCTTCATCCAGCCCACGCAGGCGGTCCGGGACCTGGCCGTGAAGCTCAAGCTGGCCCCTGTGCACGGCGTGATCCGAGGCAAGAGCGTCGTGGTGGTGGACGACTCCCTGGTGCGCGGCACCACGTCCAGCAAGATCGTGCGGCTGCTGCGCGACGCCGGCGCGCGCGAGGTGCACATGCGCATCGCCAGCCCGCCCGTCGTGGGCTCCTGCCTCTACGGCATCGACACGCCCAGCGACGGGGAGCTCATCTCCAACCAGATGGATCTGGAGGGCGTGCGCCAGCTCATCGGCAGCGACTCCCTCGCCTTCCTCTCGCTCGACAAGCTGCACAGCATCTACGGCGAGGAGGCAGGGGACTACTGCGACGCCTGCTTCTCCCGCAACTACCCCGTGCTGCCGACACTGCCCGAGCCGGCCGTCGAATTCGATGAGGAAGATTGA
- the LOC139834150 gene encoding uncharacterized protein, whose amino-acid sequence MSLLLKFIHKLVSGDDTPWTRWVRRWYGASGITDPPSREDTPAWRAFKQLFATYRGITNVRVGDGETTSFWFDNWHAAGPLFACTPALLSHCTNPAITVADAFRERRLLLPLQPRLTVTAQGQLGSLVGSLQHAALSSDPDARLLPGGTAFSTAAAYRIMCTTGVALPLADYNWENFAPLKVRVFFWIARHGNTRTRALLHRHGVLPSPRCPFCDANEDLLHLFAGCTRLSPLFTLVGAPTAGAARDLEGVCAALAVPLDAHAPFVRHTLVLLILWIAWKSRNRKVFDDVWMRARQLALLLAEHCELWLHRLPRCFSRHPVDAWLAQLRASST is encoded by the coding sequence ATGAGCCTCCTGCTCAAGTTCATCCATAAGCTCGTCAGCGGCGACGACACGCCCTGGACTCGTTGGGTTCGACGCTGGTACGGTGCCAGCGGCATCACCGACCCGCCGTCGCGGGAGGACACCCCCGCTTGGCGAGCGTTCAAGCAACTCTTCGCAACCTACCGTGGCATCACCAATGTGCGCGTGGGTGATGGCGAGACGACGTCGTTCTGGTTCGATAACTGGCATGCTGCGGGGCCCCTGTTTGCGTGCACTCCGGCGCTGCTCTCCCACTGCACGAACCCTGCCATCACTGTCGCCGACGCCTTCCGTGAACGGCGGCTGCTGCTGCCGCTTCAGCCGCGCCTCACGGTCACCGCGCAAGGGCAGCTGGGCTCGCTCGTGGGCTCGCTGCAGCATGCCGCCCTTTCCAGTGACCCGGACGCTCGTCTCCTCCCGGGTGGCACAGCGTTCTCCACGGCGGCTGCGTACCGCATCATGTGCACCACCGGTGTTGCTCTACCCCTGGCTGACTACAACTGGGAGAATTTTGCTCCCCTGAAAGTCCGCGTCTTCTTCTGGATCGCGCGGCACGGTAACACGAGGACTCGGGCGCTCCTGCACCGGCACGGAGTTCTTCCCTCTCCTCGCTGTCCCTTTTGCGATGCCAACGAAGACTTGCTCCACCTCTTCGCCGGGTGCACGCGGCTTTCTCCTCTTTTTACTCTCGTCGGGGCTCCGACGGCCGGCGCGGCGCGGGACCTGGAGGGGGTTTGCGCGGCGCTTGCCGTCCCGCTCGACGCGCACGCTCCCTTCGTTCGGCACACGCTGGTGCTTCTTATCCTTTGGATTGCGTGGAAAAGCCGAAACCGCAAGGTCTTCGACGACGTCTGGATGCGGGCTCGTCAACTTGCCTTGCTGCTGGCTGAGCACTGTGAGCTGTGGCTGCATCGTCTGCCTCGCTGCTTCTCGCGGCACCCGGTTGACGCCTGGCTTGCACAACTTCGAGCAAGCTCTACGTGA